CTCATCTCTCCCCAGCCTGCTGCTTCTGCACTTCATTCAGCATCTGCCTGCCCTGCGCCTGAGGGCAGGACTTTTCAACTGTCAGGGTCACTGCTTTGTCTCCAGCATGTAGGGCCAGATAAGAAATATGTTAGGCTTTGGGGGCCACGTGcagtctctgtgtttgttttctgtcgttgcagtaacaaattactacaaacacAGTACCTTAAACAATACACACTTAATTATCTCACACATCTGTCGATCAaacttttgttgaatgaatgaatgagtgaggctCTGTTTGCAGATGGGGCACTTAGTATCAACATAAAAGCTGAATCAGGATTTCCTTAGAGGCCAGGCAGGTGGTTAGGATGCAGACCCAAGGTATTGGGGTCCTGTCGCCTTCCGTGTCTTCCCCACCAACCCCTCAGAGCTCCTTGGTTTTCTTTCAGGCTGGGAGCCTGGGCTTGAAGGCCAAGCAGCACTCACGGAGCAGAGCCTTCCTGAGGGGGAGGCGTCCCCTGTCACAGAGCGGGGGGCCTTCCTGAGGGAAGCTCCCTGTCCTGCCACACGGGGGGAAGGCTGGGACCAGGAGGACCAGGTCAGGGCGCCTGAGAAGGACCAATTGGAATGTTGCCCCGAGGCAGCACCAATTCAAGATGGAAGCCAGGAAAGTCTCAGACTTGGGGAAAATCGTGTGCTGAATTCAGACCCAAACCCACTCCTGGAGGTTTCTGGGAGAGGAAATTTCTGGACTGACGACTCACAGGTTACAAATTCGGAAAGTGAGTCCAGCTTAGTGGGTCAGCACACAGGCGCCTCGGGAGAATGGCCACGtgacagcagcagctgcagctcgGCCTCCCGCCAGGCAGCTGCGGGTGTGGAGCTCGTGCGGAGTGCAGTGCGGGAGAAGCCCTACAAGTGCGCGGACTGCGGGAAGGCCTTCAGCCACAACGCGCACCTCACTGTGCACAGGCGCATCCACACGGGCGAGCGGCCCTACGTGTGCAGAGAGTGCGGCAAGGCCTTCAGCCAGAACTCCTCGTTGGTGCAACACGAGCGCATCCACACGGGTCACAAGCCCTACAAATGCGCCGAGTGTGGCAAGTGCTTCTGCCACAGCACGCACCTCACTGTGCACCGCAGGATTCACACCGGGGAGAAGCCCTACGAGTGCCAGGACTGCGGGCGTGCCTTCAACCAGAACTCCTCGCTGGGCCGGCACAGGCGCACACACACGGGCGAGAGGCCCTACTCCTGCAGCGTGTGTGGGAAGGCCTTCTCACGGACCACGTGCCTGTTCCTGCACCTGAGGACTCATACGGAGGAGCGGCCCTACGAGTGCAACCACTGCGGCAAGGGCTTCAGGCACAGCTCCTCCCTGGCCCAGCACCAGCGCAAGCACGCCGGGGAACAGCCCTACGAGTGCCGCCAGAGGCTGGTCTTTGAGCAGACGGCCGCACTGACCCAGCACGAGTGGGCAGACGCCCTGGGCTGCAACCCAGCTTTGAATCCCAGTGACAGGGCTCATCGGAACGACAGGCCCTTCAAATGCGGTCAGTGTGGGAAGTGTTTTATTCAAAGCTCGCACCTCATCCGGCACCAGGTAACTCACACAAGGGAGGAGCCCCGTGGCCGGACCCGGCAGCGGGATCAGCCCCGTAGCCGGGGCTCCCATCAGCACGTGCGCCCAGGGGAGAGCCCTGGGGGCGGGACAAAGGCCGGACAGCCTGCAAGCAGGGCGCTTGCCCTATTTGACATCCACGAAATCATGCAAGAGAAAAGCCCCGTGCACGTTATTGGGGTAGAAGAACCTTCCGTGGGCACTTCTGTATTATTTGACATCAGAGACTCCACATAGGGGAGAATGTCTACAGATGACTTTGAACCACAGGTACAAAAATTTGGTAAGTCCACATGGGTGTTCATGGAAAAGGGGAGTGGGGGTAAAGATGCCCAAGGTGACTTCCGATTTCCTAAGGAAAGGTGCTTCCCAAAACTCCCGAGATTGGTAGTTCTCAGATCTCTCCAGCCCAGTGCCCCCTTTAACCACAGATGTTTTGTACTGTTCTCTCTATGACCCTGAAAGGAGTTCACAGGTGATGTAACCTACACATGTGTTTAATGTCAAAATAATCACTATATGGCCCCATTTTCTAAAGGATAATTAAAACAGAAGTAATTTATGATGACGTGTACTGAGTTGGTGTGGAATCTCTGCATATGACTGGTCCGTAATGCTGGGAACCTGGGCACTGCCTGTTGCTTGCCGTCTGGTATACAGGGTGTGGTGTTGGCCACAGAAATGTGAGGAGTATTTCTGTATGGGATCTGATTTTCCAAAGTGGTGACTCACTCTTGTAAAAGTTTTGGATGAAACAAAGTGCCGTTGCATTTCTggaaaattatgtataaaattctAAGCATGTAGGAATtgatgtgtgtttgtatgtgaaGGCGACTTAGGGTCTCAGTTCATACTTACAGGCAGGTTGTTTCGTACACACAGGGATCCCAGGGGCCAGCCTGCACTTCACTGTCAGTAGAGCACGCTTGGCACTCACCCACATCAGCCAGACTCATGCCCAAATCAGATGACAAAACACCATGAAATTCCACAATATTCCCTGGCATATCACAGCTTCTGTTGAAAACTGTTGCCTTAAAACAGCCAGTGCTGCTAAAAGCCTGAATCGGTTGGTTTTGTCCCGCAAAAGACATTTGgtgatgtctggagacattttggttgttatgACTGGCGGGAGGGAGGGGTGCCACTGACCTCTAATGGGTacaggccagagatgctgcttaACATCCTGTGATGCCCAAGACAGACCCCTCAATAAAGAAAAGGCCCCATCCCATGCGTGCTAGGTTAGACGCCATGCCCAGCACCACAGTCGACGTTGTCTAAACTCTGAATTGCTTGAGCAGTACTATGCTAACAATCCCGTATGTTTGATTTTAACAAATGATATCATTAGCTAGTTTATGCACAATGTGttttgtagtaattttttaaaccattttgcaGGATTTGTAATTGgtgtggagaaaggaagagaatctgcttatttttctgagtaatctaaattttagcattttattgtgGACACTGTAAAACATGGACAATATATTTTCACTAGTACCCCTACCTGCCACAGGATTATTTTCACATGGGTCCCAGAAATCATGTGATTTCATCCATTTTTTGAGTATATCTCTAAAAAGCAAGGACTTTTAGAAATAGATATAACCATGTTGGTCCCTGGGGACAAAACCACATCTATAACCACACTGAGCCATCACCTGCCGCCTTCCCCGTGTTGATGTTGCTGTGACAGGGCAGACGCCTCGGTGGGTGCAGTGCTGGGCAGCGGTCCCCAGGGGGTGCTCCAGAGTTTTCCTCACCGGGCAGTgcagtaaagaaaacaaatgctcaGTTCACTTAAGAATGTTTGTGATGAAACAGgacaaattattaattttttaaaatctcaaaactGTATAATCATTTTCATATCTAAGTAGAAATAACAGTAATTCCTCAATATATCATCAAATGTCCAGTGTTCAGATGTTCCTGGTTGCCtcataaattgttttgttttctacttggtTAGTTCTAATCGTTGGTTTGAGCTAAACAAGATTGACACTTTTCATAggtctctttcttttttagtctcttaatatttagttttctggAGAAGGGAAAAAACCAACAAAGTAAGCTAAATGTTGTCTCCATCTCAAGCTTGCCCATCAGACCCTCCTCGCTTTAGCCTGGTGAAATGACATCTGATTTGGCATCACGCCACCGGGCTGTGTTCAAGGGTCTTGTGGATTGTGTGACTCCCACTGCTCAGAGTCAGCTCCCCATCTTGCGTGGGGTCTctgctggaggtctcagctgccAGTGCCAAGTACAGCCAGACCGctgagaaaattgttttttatacaATGCAGGACATGCTAACATGACCATTTTAATGTCACAGTTCAAAACTTCACCTTGATTATCTCATTGCTTTCCTCCAGTTTTACACCTGAGGAAAGCAAAGCTTTCTGAACTATGTCCATGCTGTTCTTGACATAAAGAACACTGGGGTCTAAGTGTGATCCTTGGTGTCTCATAGCCCAAGGTATGTAAAAACCCAGGATTCAAGCTACTTGCTTTCACACCTAAAATGAAACAAACGTGCATAAGCAAGATGCCTGTCCCAATGGGACTACTGTCACAGGCACCATTATACAGAGTATGGCCTTTGTTTCCTGTTCCCACTGCAGTTGCATTCTAGTGAAGTCAGGTATACACCATAAACATCAAAAATTGGAAGGAAGGAACACTGATCATGGCATATCTCAGCTTGTAGAAATTGCTTCCTAAAAATGTTGGGTTGGCAGAACATAGAGTCGAACGGAAGAAATGGCGTCCTGGAAAAATATAGCAGCAGTTCTGATGGCTTTGTTGGAACGATTGAGCATCAGGCCTCACCGCCAAACATCACGGTTGAGTGTCAGAACTCTGTGACAGCCTTTTGTGTCCTTTGTGTCGTCCGGATGCTGTGAGTGCCACAACGATGGGGTTTCTGTGATAGCAGAGCTGGTTTTGCAGCTCATCTCCAGTTTCTGTCTCCAAGTCCCTCTCAAAGCCCTGGGTGCGTTTCTGGGCACCCAACTTCCCTCTGGGGTTGTCCTCGTGTATGTCCCTTGTCAACCTTCATTTTTCACAGCTGTGTCCTTACACCTCAGCCACACCTTCCATTTCATTCTTGGCAGATACCTTTCCATTTGCATAgctgagaaaaggtgtgttttcagacagacagacagggccTCAGTGATGGTTCGGTGAGGTAGTAGTATTCTATATATAAGGAAGGTAAAGCATGGGACAAAAGTACATAGTAACGAGAACAAAAGTAAACATCCCAGGGTTACGCAGCCAGGAGGTGGAGATACAGTTTGAAGTCAACACCCAGTTAACAGTGGCTTTAAACAAATTAGGTTTTCTTTGAAGGCTGTCCCTGCAGCACCTCTGCTACTTCCGAGGCAGTTCTTTCTGCAGCCCTTGGAACCTTTCCCTAAGGTGGAGTGAGGCTGCTGTGGCATCAGCCATTGCATCCAAATCAAGgctggaagaagggaagggaagggcaaCGCTCATCGCTGATGAGGTTTCAAAGACAGGCTGCCCCAGAAGCCTGCAGCAAATGCCCGCTTACGTCTCACTGGCCCAGATGGGGTCACAGGGCCACCCCTAGTAACAAGGAGGTTGCAGAGTTAGTATTTAGCTTTCCCAACCTCCGTGTCAGAGACCTGTACCCTGAGAAACGGGCTTGGGAAATGGGTAATGGGTTGGCAACCAGCAGCATTTGCCTCCTTTCTCCTCCAGTTTTGCCGGGGCTTCCTATTGCCTTGATCAGGCGCCACTGTCTTTTGGCCCCATTGCTTCATCTCCTGGATTGTCCAGCCTGCTGGCCGGGCCCTCCTCCTTGCAATGCTCAGTCCCCTGGTATTCTGGGGTCCTGCCCTCTTCTGGATTCCTTCCACCTCTTGAGGGCCTTCTTGTCCTCCTCTCACCTCTTAAATGTTGGAGTCCCCAGGACAGTGCCCAGGAGACCCATCTTGTGCTCCATACCCTCCCCAGATGTCCTCATCTACACCCATGCCTTTGTGCTGCTTGCTGCCAAATCTTGGCCTCTGGTGCCGAGTTTTGAGCTTCAGGCTGAAGGAAGTGTGTGCTGCTGGGCAACTCAAACCACTCCCCTTTACTTCGGTCCCTTCGGGGTACGTTGCCACCACCATCTCATCCTTGGAGCCAGAAGGTAGGTATCCTGTTGGCCTCCCTTGTATCTACTTCTTTGTGGGCTGACCTCTACAAGCCTTACCACCTAAACGTCCGTTCCCCACTTCATCCTGTcttcactaccaccaccaccggTGCTGGGCCCTGAGAGGAGAAGCGACATGTCACCAAGTGGCCCAGCCACCAAAGCCCCACTTTTGACTGTTCCTTCTCACTGTCCCATCAGTGGTATGGGGTGCGGATTCAGGAAGGCTCCAGCTACTAGTGCCCTCTGGGGAGCGGAGACCTGGCTGTGACTTCAAGGTTCTAGATGGCTATGGAAGCTGGCCCTGAGATTGCCCCGTTCTCTCCACTGGCGCCCCAAAATGGCAGCTCCTGAAGGGTCATGCTTCCATGATTTTCAGAGTGGACACTGGATGGACTGAGATCACAGTGGCCTCGCTGAGTGAGCTGGGAACCAGCTCGTCACTCGGCACTCGCCTCCCTGCCCCAGGCAGCAAATATCTTGgcaattttccatttctcattcCGGGTCATGTTTTCTAGGCATAATGCTTTTACTGATTTCCTTGTAGATATTTGTAAACAGGTAAGAAACTCCTCAGGGGATATTACTATAAGCTAGAGCAAATACATGGTTTCAATAGTTTATAAAAGTAATGCAAATTCTTTGTAGCAAAACCTGGAAAATgcacaaaagtaaaagaatacacaaaagtatgaagatttgtttaaaatttaattcttcatACTTCTATCATCCAGAGATGGTCATTACCATTAAGATTTTGTTAATTgtccttgtaattttttctttaaaatatgtgtgtatacatacagtgTAACACGAAACCttatacatacaaaatacatgtatatgtagtTATCTTATCTTACGTTTAGAATATTGGACTCCCTTCTAGTTCTCTTGTAACACGTGCTTCTTACTATATTTTCAGCATTTTCCTCTGACAGTGAATTTCATAtagctttttaaattacttttcaggAGGACTGTGGCAATGTGCCCTCCACCCAGCATTTTACCAGCCTTTTATCCAAAAGGGGGAGGAGATTTTTGTACAGTTTCAGGAGGAGTATGCATTGACACAGCCTCCGTGGAGGGTGGCTCATCAGTTGCTAACTTACAAACACAAACCGTTTGTCTCCGCAAACCTGTTGGCTGGGACTGGGTCCTACAGGTGCAGACTGTACATGGTTTTCACTACAGTGttgatttcaaaattaaaaatttggaacCAACCTCATTAGCCACAATGGGGAATTAGCTAAGTGATTTATGGTATGGAATGGAGAATGACAGacttaaaaatggaaactgtCTTTATGTACTAATGGGGGAAAAGTTCCAAGATACAGTTTCAAATGAAAAGGTGTAAATAGTGTGTATAGTATGTTTCCCATTTGTGTAAAGAGGAAATAtttgcttacacacacacacacacacagagtctatGAAAAGCTACAAAGTAGCCAGTTGCTCTTGGGGAGGAGAACTGGAAAGGGATGAGGAATAATTTTCAGTCtatatcttttgatatttttggaattttgaaACATGTCAAAGTATCACTAgttcaaaaaattaacaaaaatctCAACTCTTTCAAAAATCAAAGTTTGATCATTTGTTACATTGTTATTCCCCTACTAAAACATCCCTAGGACCTTGTCTCTTGGCCACACCAGTTCTGTATATACCCGTGCGCATGTGTGTGTTAACGCAACAAGTTACGTATAAAAATAGCTTTGACTCCATGATGTTTCTTGCAAGCTGGTTGTAGCACATCAATTTccaagttattttattaaattcccAACATCAGTCAGAGCACACACAAATTGTGGCCAATAGCTAAGTCTCCCATTGTCAGTATCTCCTTACACATCCTCAGAGTCATTTGTGCAAAAGGTAACTAGTAAAAACACCTGAATTCAGTGTGAAAAGCAGTCTCCCATAGGCCTGTTGTAAGGAGATCCAAGGTGACCGTCTTCCAGAATGCGCTGTCCAATGTGCTAGCCACTAGCTATGTGTGTAATTTTAGCTatttagatgtaattttaaattaaccaaaattaacataaaaatgcagTTCCTGGGTtacactagccatatttcaaagacaggatatatatataaatttttttttttaactctcccCTTGTGGTCAACTGACTGTAGTGGGAATGAAGGGTATCGCCAGGTTAGCCTATATATCAGGATTCTGCTTCACCAGGTGACACAGGCCTTCCAATTGTGTATCACATTTTCATGTCCCACATTGTACTCAAGGACACCGTTAATTAGGGAAGGTAATTTGCCACACAAAGGGCCTAACCATTGTTGATTTTTAGGGAGTCATCGTGGATATACAGAAGAATGAATGTACAGAAACATTCATTGCATGTGTTTATCGTAGCTCAATTCCCATCTAACGGTGGGGAGGGTGATTTTGTGATTTATAATGAGAAACATTTGGTCTTTGTGCCCGCCCGCTTCTGGCACAGAATAAAACctgtggaatttcctaagtgatgaaagCATAAAGGTGTCTTGGTATGTGACTGATGTGACTTTTGAACTTAatctaaggatgggggctggtcaccaggaGAACCAACCCTGTgaaggttggaactttcagtcccatccCTGACTTCCAGGTGGCGAGAGGGGCTGAAAGTTGAGTCAATTGTCAAATACCAGTGATTTAATCAGtcgtgcctatgtaatgaagcctccataaaaaccctaaGGATAGGCTTTGGAGAGTTTGTGGGGGGTGAgcacatggaggtgctgggatGATGGCACACTTGGAGAGGGCATGGGAGCTCTGCACCCTTCCCCATACCCtcccctgtgcatctcttccatctggctcttcTTGAGTTACAGTTATTTCCCCTTAATCACAGGGGATATGTTCCCAGACACCCAGTAGGTGCCTGAAACTACGGATAgtacaaaactatatatatactgttttttcctatacatatgtacctatgataaagtttaatttataaattaggcacagtaagagattaacaataataacatgcaattataacaattatacactaataaaaattatgtgaatgtggtctctcaaagTGTATTACACTATACTCACCCTTCTTGAGCTGATGTGAGTTGATAcatgcctatgtgatgagatgaagtgaggtggatacactggacaaagggacaATTCATGTCCTGGGCAGGACGGAGTGGGgtggtgcaagatttcatcaagTTACTCAGAATGGggcgcaatttaaaacttatgaattctttgtttctgtaattttccatgtaatattttcagactgaagttgactgtgggtaactgaaacatTGGACTGCTAAACCgcagataagaggggactactatacaacattttataataaaccatTAACTTCAGGAAACTTCAGTGGGTTTCCTGAAGTCTGTGAGCACTCTGGCAAAttaaacccaaggagggggttgtgggaaccctTTTATTGATAACCAGTCCGTCAGTGTTACAGGACTGGGCTTTCAACCAGCATCTGTGGAGTCACAGGGAGCAGTCTTGGACCCAGCTCTCAACCTGTGGAATCTggtgctatctccaggtagatggCGTCAGAATtaattgcttgttggtgtggaGGAAATTGCTCCCCACACACATTGTAACTGGGTACAGCACGGAAAcgtaaataaattatggtaaattcATACAATGGGAAACTATGTAGCCATGTAACAGAATcgttttcaaaaaaatgtttaatggaGAAATGTTCAGGGTCAGTAGAAAAAAACAGGAGTATGTACAATCTGgtgattgttttaaattatatacaggAACAATCAGGCAAATCTAAATTGGAGGACAATTTGGAAAACTGGATATACGAAAAATgtcaagattatttttaataagaaagaaagaaaaggctgaaaaTCTGTTCCAGATTGAATGAAGCCAACTCAAGTGGAACAAGAGGATTTGGGTTGGGCTTgagtaaaagataaaaacaaaaaggtaggTAGGAACTTACTGGAAGGAATTAACATATGGACTGTAGACCAAGGGAAGGTGTGGTTTCAACGTCGTTTCTTGGGTGTTGTACTTGTTGTTGGGGGACATTTGCTGAAGGATTTAGAGAATATACAGGTTTtagggggtaaaaaaaaatccccaaactaTATACCTATTTTATGCGTGTGTACACGTATGTATGCAAAGTGAAAAAGGTACAAATGCTGTATGTTTTAAACATACATAAAGTCTGCGTATCAATGTACACGTCTCGTTCCACTCGCGGCCAGTGCAGAGCGACAGGTTCCCACGCTCCCTTCCTGGGGCCGCCGCGCCCTGGACTCCATTTCCCAGAAGGCTATTCATCCTGTGCCCGGCCGATTCCAGGCATGCAACGCGCAGGGCTCTCTGGGAGATGAAGTCCCGGACGGATCGCGGGCTACTTGGCGAAAGTGCCGGCCACAAGTGCCTTCGTCGAGTATGCGCGGGCACGGGGACGCGTGAGTGGCGGCACTGTGAGGTTCTGTAAGGAGGCGGCAGCTGTAGTAAGTCCGTGGTCCCGACGGAGCGGCCAGTGTGAGTGTGAGAGACGGAGAGGGCCGCGAGTACGCGCGGTGGGAGTGACCAAGTAGACCGAGGTCCAGCAGGGAAGCGCGGACCCGGGATGACATGGccgtgggggcggggagagaggaGGGACCGCGTGTGCCTGCGCTTGCgctggggtggcgggggggggggggggggggggggggggagggtgtttCGACCAAGGTGTGCAGATGAATGAAAACCCAGTTGTGTCTGTGTGGCCAGTGTGTCACTGTGCATGCATGACTGTGGGGaggaggtgttttgttttgtacgTCTGACACCCCCGTGTGTCAAGTGTGACCTCAGGCGTGTGCCTATGTCCTGTACCCTTTATCCAGCACGCCCTATTCCCTCTCCCCCAGACTGGCTACCGTTAATCTCCTTGCTGtctgttctagacatttcatgtaaatggtaTCATAAAGTATGAAGtttgtgtgtctggctttttttttactaggcataatattttcaaagtctatccatgttgtgccatatgtcagtacttcattcgtttttataactgaaatatgttccattgtatggctaaATCACAGTTTGTTTACCTAAATAATGCTGCTGCGAACATTCATATACAGGTTTTTCTGTGGACGTGTGTTCTCAATTTGGGGGAGTAAGGCAGTTGTTGGTCTGCCCCAAAGGAGCCCATCTGTGTGGCTGTGGCCACACCCAGCAGTACTTCATTTTCCAGAGTCCCAGCCCTGGGCCCAAAGGTCAGAGCCAGGAGACTGGAGAGCCACCGCTGTGTGGGAGTAGAGAAGAGAAGGCCGTGGCTCAGAAACAGGAATCCACCCTTGCAGCAGTCACCTGCAACCTGGGACCTCTGCCTGGGACTAAGTCCACAGGCCCCCCCATCCTGTAGGGGCTAACGTGAGCAGCCTGGAGACAGAGCAGAGTGGCATGCAATGGAGCCTGAGGCATCAGGTAAGGCGGATGGTGGGGTGATGATCAAAAGGCTGGACATTTTCAGAAACCAGATATCCCTCAAAACATGCCCTGCTCCTGCCACATTCACTCTACTGCCCTGCCCTCCTCAGCCTAATCCAGCCTACAACGTCTTCATGGGTCTCCTGTCTCTCCTTGCCCCCTCCATCGCTCTCCACATAGCACTGGAGGGGTCTTTAAACCCTAAATGGTGAGGCCACCCCTCCCATTAAACCCTCCTTCGCTGCCCAGGCCATCAGAGCAGGGTCAGCAAACTCTCCCTATGAAGGACCAGATAGCAAATGTCTTCAGCTTTGTAGCTCAGGAGGCAAAACCAAGGATGTCATGTAGCTACTTATCTAACAAAAACACATTCACATGTTTTTTTCCAGACAAAATCCAGAACTTTATTGATGGATactgaaatctgaatttcatataatATTAGTCTTTTGATTCTGCACTCCCCTCCAAccacttaaaaatagaaaaactatttttagatCACAGTTTATACAAAAACAAGCAGTCAGGccaagtttgctgacccctggtttGAAACAAATCCACACTGTTTTGAAACAGATCCATGCCTTTCACGCCCTTCATTACCTGATTTATGCCTGTTTCCAAGCCTCTCCTACAGCTCTCCCTTTGCCCATCACACTCCTCCCCAACCATGCTGGCCACTCAATAGGGTATACGTTTAGCTATCACCTCAGAGACCCTCTGGCGACCTGATCCAAAACAGTTGACATGcacattttttttagcacttaCCACATTTGAAGGCTTCACATTTGTTCCCATTCATCATAAACTACAAGTTGCACAATGCAATCCAAGTCCCTGGTGTACttgttaagtgaatgaacaaacaacGTCCCACAAGAGGTATTATTACcctattttacagaaagaaaactaaggcCTCAAGGAATTGAGAGGCCCACGGTCACCCAGCAGAGTGTGCCGAAGGTGAATTTG
The DNA window shown above is from Rhinolophus ferrumequinum isolate MPI-CBG mRhiFer1 chromosome 15, mRhiFer1_v1.p, whole genome shotgun sequence and carries:
- the ZNF8 gene encoding zinc finger protein 8 isoform X6; amino-acid sequence: MDPEEDATPLAMATGPPAERFQFQEPVTFRDVAVDFTQEEWGQLGPAQRTLYRDVMLETFGHLLCVGPELPKPEVISQLEQGAELWVADRGITQRCCPGWEPGLEGQAALTEQSLPEGEASPVTERGAFLREAPCPATRGEGWDQEDQVRAPEKDQLECCPEAAPIQDGSQESLRLGENRVLNSDPNPLLEVSGRGNFWTDDSQVTNSESESSLVGQHTGASGEWPRDSSSCSSASRQAAAGVELVRSAVREKPYKCADCGKAFSHNAHLTVHRRIHTGERPYVCRECGKAFSQNSSLVQHERIHTGHKPYKCAECGKCFCHSTHLTVHRRIHTGEKPYECQDCGRAFNQNSSLGRHRRTHTGERPYSCSVCGKAFSRTTCLFLHLRTHTEERPYECNHCGKGFRHSSSLAQHQRKHAGEQPYECRQRLVFEQTAALTQHEWADALGCNPALNPSDRAHRNDRPFKCGQCGKCFIQSSHLIRHQVTHTREEPRGRTRQRDQPRSRGSHQHVRPGESPGGGTKAGQPASRALALFDIHEIMQEKSPVHVIGVEEPSVGTSVLFDIRDST
- the ZNF8 gene encoding zinc finger protein 8 isoform X7; protein product: MDPEEDATPLAMATGPPAERFQEPVTFRDVAVDFTQEEWGQLGPAQRTLYRDVMLETFGHLLCVGPELPKPEVISQLEQGAELWVADRGITQRCCPGWEPGLEGQAALTEQSLPEGEASPVTERGAFLREAPCPATRGEGWDQEDQVRAPEKDQLECCPEAAPIQDGSQESLRLGENRVLNSDPNPLLEVSGRGNFWTDDSQVTNSESESSLVGQHTGASGEWPRDSSSCSSASRQAAAGVELVRSAVREKPYKCADCGKAFSHNAHLTVHRRIHTGERPYVCRECGKAFSQNSSLVQHERIHTGHKPYKCAECGKCFCHSTHLTVHRRIHTGEKPYECQDCGRAFNQNSSLGRHRRTHTGERPYSCSVCGKAFSRTTCLFLHLRTHTEERPYECNHCGKGFRHSSSLAQHQRKHAGEQPYECRQRLVFEQTAALTQHEWADALGCNPALNPSDRAHRNDRPFKCGQCGKCFIQSSHLIRHQVTHTREEPRGRTRQRDQPRSRGSHQHVRPGESPGGGTKAGQPASRALALFDIHEIMQEKSPVHVIGVEEPSVGTSVLFDIRDST
- the ZNF8 gene encoding zinc finger protein 8 isoform X2 — translated: MDPEEDATPLAMATGPPAERFQDTGLPIFSILIPPPLPESTDGNGPADRTHVKFQEPVTFRDVAVDFTQEEWGQLGPAQRTLYRDVMLETFGHLLCVGPELPKPEVISQLEQGAELWVADRGITQRCCPGWEPGLEGQAALTEQSLPEGEASPVTERGAFLREAPCPATRGEGWDQEDQVRAPEKDQLECCPEAAPIQDGSQESLRLGENRVLNSDPNPLLEVSGRGNFWTDDSQVTNSESESSLVGQHTGASGEWPRDSSSCSSASRQAAAGVELVRSAVREKPYKCADCGKAFSHNAHLTVHRRIHTGERPYVCRECGKAFSQNSSLVQHERIHTGHKPYKCAECGKCFCHSTHLTVHRRIHTGEKPYECQDCGRAFNQNSSLGRHRRTHTGERPYSCSVCGKAFSRTTCLFLHLRTHTEERPYECNHCGKGFRHSSSLAQHQRKHAGEQPYECRQRLVFEQTAALTQHEWADALGCNPALNPSDRAHRNDRPFKCGQCGKCFIQSSHLIRHQVTHTREEPRGRTRQRDQPRSRGSHQHVRPGESPGGGTKAGQPASRALALFDIHEIMQEKSPVHVIGVEEPSVGTSVLFDIRDST
- the ZNF8 gene encoding zinc finger protein 8 isoform X4; protein product: MDPEEDATPLAMATGPPAERFQSTDGNGPADRTHVKFQEPVTFRDVAVDFTQEEWGQLGPAQRTLYRDVMLETFGHLLCVGPELPKPEVISQLEQGAELWVADRGITQRCCPGWEPGLEGQAALTEQSLPEGEASPVTERGAFLREAPCPATRGEGWDQEDQVRAPEKDQLECCPEAAPIQDGSQESLRLGENRVLNSDPNPLLEVSGRGNFWTDDSQVTNSESESSLVGQHTGASGEWPRDSSSCSSASRQAAAGVELVRSAVREKPYKCADCGKAFSHNAHLTVHRRIHTGERPYVCRECGKAFSQNSSLVQHERIHTGHKPYKCAECGKCFCHSTHLTVHRRIHTGEKPYECQDCGRAFNQNSSLGRHRRTHTGERPYSCSVCGKAFSRTTCLFLHLRTHTEERPYECNHCGKGFRHSSSLAQHQRKHAGEQPYECRQRLVFEQTAALTQHEWADALGCNPALNPSDRAHRNDRPFKCGQCGKCFIQSSHLIRHQVTHTREEPRGRTRQRDQPRSRGSHQHVRPGESPGGGTKAGQPASRALALFDIHEIMQEKSPVHVIGVEEPSVGTSVLFDIRDST
- the ZNF8 gene encoding zinc finger protein 8 isoform X3; protein product: MESTEAKPLAWGRAQPLGDTGLPIFSILIPPPLPESTDGNGPADRTHVKFQEPVTFRDVAVDFTQEEWGQLGPAQRTLYRDVMLETFGHLLCVGPELPKPEVISQLEQGAELWVADRGITQRCCPGWEPGLEGQAALTEQSLPEGEASPVTERGAFLREAPCPATRGEGWDQEDQVRAPEKDQLECCPEAAPIQDGSQESLRLGENRVLNSDPNPLLEVSGRGNFWTDDSQVTNSESESSLVGQHTGASGEWPRDSSSCSSASRQAAAGVELVRSAVREKPYKCADCGKAFSHNAHLTVHRRIHTGERPYVCRECGKAFSQNSSLVQHERIHTGHKPYKCAECGKCFCHSTHLTVHRRIHTGEKPYECQDCGRAFNQNSSLGRHRRTHTGERPYSCSVCGKAFSRTTCLFLHLRTHTEERPYECNHCGKGFRHSSSLAQHQRKHAGEQPYECRQRLVFEQTAALTQHEWADALGCNPALNPSDRAHRNDRPFKCGQCGKCFIQSSHLIRHQVTHTREEPRGRTRQRDQPRSRGSHQHVRPGESPGGGTKAGQPASRALALFDIHEIMQEKSPVHVIGVEEPSVGTSVLFDIRDST